From Granulicella cerasi, a single genomic window includes:
- a CDS encoding BrnT family toxin — protein sequence MRDDELYEWLGQTFEWDRLKALRNAIKHGVRFTEAATVFFDHEALFSADGDHSIDEERYTVVGYSLQQRTLFVVHVVRGDKIRIVSARRAEPDERRAYERQLGR from the coding sequence ATGAGGGATGATGAACTCTACGAGTGGCTAGGGCAGACGTTCGAATGGGACCGGCTGAAAGCTTTACGGAACGCGATCAAACACGGCGTGCGCTTTACGGAAGCTGCGACGGTCTTCTTCGATCATGAGGCTCTGTTCTCTGCGGATGGAGACCACTCCATCGACGAGGAGCGGTACACTGTCGTTGGTTATTCGCTGCAGCAGCGGACGCTGTTCGTCGTCCATGTTGTCCGCGGCGATAAAATTCGGATCGTGAGTGCGCGTCGCGCGGAACCGGACGAAAGGAGAGCCTATGAACGGCAGTTGGGAAGATGA
- a CDS encoding J domain-containing protein yields MATTQQKDYYGALGVKKTASADEIRKAFKKLARKYHPDVNPGDKVSEEKFKEIAEANDVLSDDKKRKIYDQLGFYSDNIDPAAAEAYARGGGAPGASGFGGGAQGQGVPFDFGGFDFSGFGGGGAQQQRGGEGFGGSFRDIFSGMFNGGGGGRSPRGPQPGTDLEYQVEVDFWTAIRGGVTKLEIQRQEQCPTCKGRAVTGGARECGECHGSGQVTQMGGRMKFNIQCPRCGGSGKVQHQCSTCSGAGVVTRKQPLEFRIKAGTRDGQRIRLAGKGNAGTEGAPAGDLYLIIRVGAHKLFQRAGDDLHIVVPVTVTEAALGAKIDVPTIDGEGHQPGRSTLKIPQGTQTGQKLRMREKGVPSATREGQRGDQIVEIKVVVPKVQDERSKEILRELEKLNPQDPREEIFAGA; encoded by the coding sequence ATGGCAACGACACAACAGAAGGACTATTACGGCGCGCTGGGCGTAAAGAAGACGGCAAGCGCGGATGAGATTCGCAAAGCGTTCAAGAAGCTGGCGCGCAAATATCACCCGGACGTGAATCCTGGCGACAAGGTCTCCGAGGAGAAGTTCAAGGAGATCGCTGAGGCGAACGACGTTCTGAGCGATGACAAGAAGCGCAAGATCTACGATCAGCTTGGCTTTTACTCGGACAACATCGACCCGGCTGCTGCGGAAGCGTATGCGCGCGGTGGCGGTGCTCCGGGCGCGAGCGGTTTTGGTGGCGGAGCGCAGGGGCAGGGCGTGCCGTTTGATTTCGGCGGCTTTGATTTCTCGGGCTTTGGCGGCGGCGGAGCGCAGCAGCAGCGCGGTGGTGAGGGGTTCGGCGGGAGCTTCCGCGATATCTTCAGCGGCATGTTCAACGGCGGTGGCGGCGGACGTTCTCCGCGTGGCCCGCAGCCCGGAACGGACCTCGAGTATCAGGTCGAGGTCGACTTTTGGACGGCGATTCGCGGCGGCGTGACGAAGCTGGAGATTCAGCGACAGGAGCAGTGCCCGACGTGCAAGGGTCGCGCCGTGACAGGCGGTGCGCGTGAGTGCGGTGAGTGCCACGGCTCCGGTCAGGTGACGCAGATGGGCGGACGGATGAAGTTCAACATCCAGTGCCCGCGTTGCGGCGGATCGGGCAAGGTGCAGCACCAGTGCTCGACGTGCTCGGGCGCGGGGGTGGTGACGCGCAAGCAGCCGCTGGAGTTCCGCATCAAGGCGGGCACGCGCGATGGTCAGCGCATTCGTCTGGCAGGCAAGGGCAACGCAGGCACGGAGGGAGCGCCAGCGGGCGATCTGTATCTGATCATCCGCGTAGGCGCGCACAAGCTGTTCCAGCGCGCAGGCGATGACCTGCACATTGTGGTTCCGGTGACGGTGACGGAAGCGGCTCTTGGCGCGAAGATTGATGTGCCGACGATTGATGGCGAAGGCCATCAGCCGGGACGGTCGACGCTGAAGATTCCACAGGGAACGCAGACCGGACAGAAGCTCCGGATGCGCGAAAAAGGTGTGCCGAGCGCCACGCGCGAAGGTCAACGCGGAGACCAGATCGTGGAGATCAAGGTCGTCGTGCCGAAGGTGCAGGACGAGCGCTCGAAGGAGATTCTGCGGGAGCTGGAGAAGCTGAACCCGCAGGACCCGCGCGAGGAGATCTTCGCGGGAGCATGA
- a CDS encoding Fpg/Nei family DNA glycosylase, translating into MPEGNGIHRWAARHEAAFAGKPVRMDGPQGRFTDSDVFDGRKLERVLAVGKHLGYDFGKDRILHVHLGLQGDFTEGSGPLPAVRGALRMRMWSAAKVKQPAVPGASKRHGWYSSDDGTGHLDPEQVAWVELRGPTDCSVYTNEKWQQLTERLGPDPLNQDDPERGFAKVRKSKKAIGQLLMEQDVFAGIGNIYRAELLFRARQSPFTAGKDVSDAVLRKMWKDAGPLMQAGMVDRRIVTTLAKDRPRRGGGVIAAEDAHYVYRRNGLPCRICGTKVMKMEGFAGRNLFWCPVCQAEENKA; encoded by the coding sequence ATGCCTGAAGGAAATGGAATACACCGCTGGGCCGCAAGGCACGAGGCGGCGTTTGCGGGTAAGCCTGTACGGATGGACGGCCCGCAGGGTCGGTTCACAGACTCGGACGTCTTTGATGGACGCAAGCTGGAGCGAGTGCTCGCGGTAGGCAAGCACCTCGGCTATGACTTCGGCAAGGACCGCATTCTGCATGTGCATCTTGGGTTGCAGGGAGACTTCACCGAAGGCTCGGGGCCATTGCCGGCGGTGCGCGGCGCGTTGCGCATGAGGATGTGGAGTGCGGCGAAGGTGAAGCAGCCTGCCGTGCCGGGCGCGAGCAAGCGGCATGGTTGGTATTCGTCCGATGATGGGACCGGGCATCTCGATCCGGAGCAGGTGGCGTGGGTGGAGCTGCGTGGGCCTACGGATTGCTCGGTCTACACGAACGAGAAGTGGCAGCAGTTGACCGAGCGGCTGGGGCCGGATCCGTTGAACCAGGATGATCCCGAGCGCGGCTTTGCGAAGGTGAGGAAGAGCAAGAAGGCGATCGGGCAGTTGCTGATGGAGCAGGACGTGTTTGCGGGCATCGGCAACATCTATCGCGCGGAGTTGCTGTTTCGCGCGCGGCAGAGTCCTTTCACTGCGGGCAAGGATGTTTCCGACGCGGTGCTGAGGAAGATGTGGAAGGACGCCGGTCCGCTGATGCAGGCGGGCATGGTGGATCGCCGCATCGTGACGACGCTGGCGAAGGACAGGCCGAGGCGCGGAGGTGGCGTGATCGCCGCCGAGGACGCGCACTATGTGTATCGGCGCAACGGGCTGCCGTGCCGGATCTGTGGCACGAAGGTCATGAAGATGGAGGGCTTTGCGGGGCGAAATCTCTTCTGGTGTCCTGTATGTCAGGCGGAAGAGAACAAAGCGTAG
- a CDS encoding acyltransferase family protein, whose protein sequence is MRRIPELDGLRAIAILLVIGCHYAPIANSLGRWPAFGWVGVDLFFALSGYLITTILLGMRHKPQPYRTFYARRFARIFPPYFAVIAFITALSVGRHLDVLNLREVFKQVFFLEAFSPSRDLPLLASLLHPVRTIQQLPPLMTGAHHLHAAIPGLPPAMGAVPGIFWSLSIEEYFYVVWAPIALRFRRSGIVIAGICICLLSIFFRWQHPAVSSYFGMFTHFDGLIYGSFLALLLEHWRKQDLLQKKQVALSLIGVAAVAVLAVVLYLIHPIAGMEVRESPLFLVFGLTALDIACAALVGVLVVKAESPWWLSRVLNSYPFQYLGTISYTLYLVHIIAAWFIYEGLSRSLHIHHYGWLEVIASFVLAVALARASWHFVEKPVLRWKDRRFPSAPHPREPALN, encoded by the coding sequence ATGCGCAGAATCCCAGAGTTAGATGGCCTTCGCGCCATTGCGATCCTTCTCGTGATCGGCTGCCACTACGCTCCTATCGCCAACTCGCTAGGACGGTGGCCAGCATTCGGTTGGGTCGGCGTCGACCTCTTCTTCGCGCTTTCGGGATACCTCATCACCACCATCCTCCTCGGTATGCGCCACAAGCCGCAGCCCTACCGTACGTTCTATGCGCGACGTTTCGCGCGCATCTTCCCACCGTACTTCGCCGTCATCGCGTTCATCACAGCCCTTTCCGTCGGGCGTCACCTTGACGTGCTGAACCTGCGAGAAGTATTCAAGCAAGTCTTCTTCCTCGAAGCCTTCTCGCCCTCGCGTGACCTGCCTCTGCTCGCATCGCTGCTACATCCCGTCCGTACCATTCAGCAACTGCCGCCGCTCATGACGGGGGCTCATCATCTGCACGCAGCCATCCCCGGACTACCGCCTGCAATGGGAGCGGTGCCAGGCATCTTCTGGTCGCTCTCCATCGAAGAGTATTTCTACGTCGTATGGGCGCCCATCGCACTACGCTTCCGTCGCAGCGGCATCGTGATCGCAGGCATCTGCATCTGCCTGCTCTCCATCTTCTTCCGCTGGCAACACCCCGCCGTAAGCTCGTACTTCGGCATGTTCACACACTTCGATGGACTCATCTACGGCTCGTTTCTCGCGCTTCTGCTGGAGCACTGGCGTAAGCAGGACCTGCTGCAAAAGAAGCAGGTCGCACTCAGTCTCATCGGCGTTGCGGCAGTTGCAGTGCTTGCCGTCGTGCTTTACCTCATCCATCCCATCGCAGGTATGGAAGTCCGCGAATCACCACTCTTTCTCGTCTTCGGACTCACCGCTCTGGATATCGCCTGCGCCGCGCTCGTGGGGGTGCTCGTCGTGAAAGCCGAGTCGCCGTGGTGGTTGAGCCGTGTGCTCAACTCGTATCCATTCCAGTACCTCGGTACCATCAGCTACACGCTGTATCTCGTGCACATCATCGCGGCCTGGTTCATCTACGAAGGACTCTCCCGCTCCCTGCACATTCACCACTATGGCTGGCTGGAAGTCATCGCATCCTTCGTGCTGGCCGTCGCGCTCGCGCGCGCCTCCTGGCACTTCGTGGAAAAGCCGGTCCTGCGTTGGAAGGACCGACGGTTCCCCTCGGCGCCTCATCCGAGGGAGCCCGCCCTCAACTAG
- the dnaK gene encoding molecular chaperone DnaK, with the protein MAKIIGIDLGTTNSCVAVMEGGEPKVIANEEGGRTTPSIVAFTKGGERLVGQVAKRQAITNPENTIYSVKRFMGRRQNEVNDEMKMVPYKVVPSGDNVAIVAQGKEYTAPEVSAMILQKLKKAAEDYLGQSVTEAVITVPAYFNDAQRQATKDAGKIAGLDVKRIVNEPTAAALAYGLDKGKDETIVVYDFGGGTFDVSVLEVGEGVIEVKATNGDTHLGGDNLDQRIVEWLISEFKNESGLDLGSKGNEMALQRLKDAAERAKIELSTAQETEINLPFITADASGPKHLVRTLSRAKLEQLVADLLEKSVGPCKQALKDAGVDASKIDEVVLVGGQTRMPAIQKLVKDLFGKEPHKGVNPDEVVAIGAAVQAGVLAGDVKDLLLLDVTPLTLSIETMGGVATAMIPRNTTIPTKKSETFSTAADSQTEVEVHVMQGERPMANGNRTLGKFKLGGIMPAPRGVPQIEVTFDIDANGILNVSAKDNATGKDAKITITSSSGLSKEEVERMAKEAEAHAAEDKEAKDKIEAKNQLDSMVYNVEKMLNESGDKVAAADKSEVETALADAKSTLANESASATEMDAARERLTTASHKLAEAVYKAGAAANEAGAAAPAEEPKKDEGVIDAEYVDNDQK; encoded by the coding sequence ATGGCAAAGATTATTGGTATCGATCTGGGAACCACGAACAGCTGCGTCGCCGTGATGGAAGGCGGCGAGCCGAAGGTGATCGCGAACGAAGAAGGCGGTCGTACTACGCCGTCGATCGTGGCATTCACCAAGGGCGGCGAGCGTCTGGTGGGCCAGGTGGCAAAGCGTCAGGCGATCACGAACCCGGAGAACACGATTTACTCCGTGAAGCGCTTCATGGGCCGTCGCCAGAACGAAGTGAACGATGAAATGAAGATGGTGCCCTACAAGGTGGTGCCGTCGGGCGACAACGTCGCGATCGTCGCGCAGGGTAAGGAGTACACCGCGCCCGAAGTTTCGGCGATGATTCTGCAGAAGTTGAAGAAGGCCGCTGAGGACTACCTTGGCCAGTCGGTGACGGAAGCTGTCATCACGGTTCCGGCGTACTTCAACGACGCGCAGCGTCAGGCGACCAAGGATGCGGGCAAGATCGCTGGTCTCGATGTGAAGCGCATCGTGAACGAGCCGACGGCTGCTGCTCTGGCTTACGGTCTTGACAAGGGTAAGGACGAAACCATCGTGGTGTATGACTTCGGTGGCGGTACGTTCGACGTCTCGGTGCTCGAAGTGGGCGAAGGCGTGATCGAAGTGAAAGCGACCAACGGTGACACGCACCTGGGCGGCGACAACCTCGACCAGCGCATCGTGGAGTGGCTGATTTCGGAGTTCAAGAACGAGTCGGGTCTCGACCTCGGTTCGAAGGGCAACGAGATGGCACTGCAGCGCCTGAAGGATGCTGCGGAGCGCGCCAAGATCGAGCTTTCGACCGCGCAGGAGACCGAGATCAACCTGCCGTTCATTACGGCAGACGCTTCGGGTCCGAAGCACCTGGTTCGCACGCTGAGCCGCGCGAAGCTGGAGCAGCTCGTAGCTGATCTGCTCGAGAAGTCGGTTGGACCGTGCAAGCAGGCGCTGAAGGATGCAGGCGTGGACGCTTCGAAGATTGACGAAGTCGTTCTCGTGGGCGGCCAGACGCGTATGCCGGCGATCCAGAAGCTTGTGAAGGACCTGTTCGGCAAGGAACCGCATAAGGGTGTGAACCCGGATGAGGTGGTGGCGATCGGTGCAGCGGTTCAGGCTGGCGTACTTGCTGGCGATGTGAAGGACCTGCTGCTGCTCGACGTGACCCCGCTGACGCTGTCGATTGAAACGATGGGCGGCGTGGCTACGGCGATGATCCCGCGCAACACGACGATCCCGACGAAGAAGTCGGAGACGTTCTCGACGGCGGCTGATAGCCAGACCGAAGTTGAGGTTCACGTGATGCAGGGCGAGCGCCCGATGGCAAACGGCAACCGTACGCTGGGCAAGTTCAAGCTGGGCGGCATCATGCCGGCTCCGCGTGGCGTGCCGCAGATCGAGGTGACGTTTGACATCGACGCGAACGGCATCCTGAACGTAAGCGCGAAGGACAACGCTACGGGTAAGGACGCTAAGATCACGATCACGAGCTCTTCGGGCTTGTCGAAGGAAGAGGTCGAGCGCATGGCGAAGGAAGCCGAAGCTCACGCTGCCGAGGACAAGGAAGCGAAGGACAAGATCGAGGCGAAGAACCAGCTCGATTCGATGGTCTACAACGTCGAGAAGATGCTGAACGAGTCTGGCGACAAGGTAGCGGCAGCGGACAAGAGCGAGGTAGAAACTGCCCTCGCGGACGCGAAGTCCACGCTCGCAAACGAGAGCGCAAGCGCGACCGAAATGGACGCTGCCCGCGAACGCCTGACGACCGCAAGCCACAAGCTGGCCGAGGCCGTGTATAAGGCCGGAGCTGCGGCGAACGAAGCTGGAGCGGCTGCTCCGGCGGAAGAGCCGAAGAAGGACGAAGGCGTCATCGACGCAGAGTATGTGGACAACGACCAGAAGTAA
- a CDS encoding DUF3467 domain-containing protein, whose amino-acid sequence MSQTITQPDNTRIVLDKTPDYRDSYANSVQVRLSIWDFRLIFGTLDQTAADEVNIENFQGIYLSPQQAKALHSILGQNIQQYEQSFGEISLDAPQAPRPNTSNFN is encoded by the coding sequence ATGAGCCAGACCATCACGCAGCCGGACAACACCCGCATCGTTCTCGACAAGACCCCCGACTACCGCGACTCCTACGCCAACAGCGTGCAGGTGCGCCTCTCCATCTGGGACTTCCGTTTGATCTTCGGCACGCTCGACCAGACCGCCGCCGACGAAGTCAACATCGAGAACTTCCAGGGCATCTACCTCAGCCCGCAGCAGGCCAAGGCCCTGCACTCGATCCTCGGCCAGAACATCCAGCAGTACGAGCAGAGCTTCGGCGAAATCTCGCTGGACGCCCCGCAGGCTCCGCGCCCGAACACCTCGAACTTCAACTAA
- a CDS encoding ArnT family glycosyltransferase has translation MTTDLAPSQAPFRAFTPVRRACDRLAQLPSWAIWLFLWAIVAVSHLTLLHLPYYWDEGGYYVPAALDFFHRWTLIPEFTNAHPPLPNVVLGLLWHLTGYHILATRLCAAAFAAAGLTAVFRIGQRLLSPSAGVALTALVAVYPIWFAQSTLAHADIFAAAFTLWAFAFYFETIGCQPLPKLLAIAALFSLAALSKETAIVEPAALAALELYLLARTNRGCPRRFGALSFPVIPLLGWYAYHHHKTGFTFGNPEYLRYNATANFTLQHVSEALRYRFVHLTWQRNLWIPLVFAVAAFLLTRAVAPKRTLTQPIFVTIGVLYIANWLAFSILGGALLTRYLLPVYPLILLVCIDCWRRRTEWWPLLAGLVFAAFASALWINPAVSFAPEDNLTYRDMIRVHEDAAHFVEQHYPNATVLTAWPVAADLFRPDLGYVSQRIKVTSVENFSRPEIQKAAQRPGDFDTAVVFTTHFMSPALQRYLAEHPGSSRGREFDQDRDLTPQEIARMLGGEIVWQEEMDGEWAVVLRFARRYDA, from the coding sequence TTGACCACCGACCTCGCCCCCAGCCAAGCCCCTTTCCGCGCCTTCACCCCAGTCCGCCGGGCTTGTGACCGGCTCGCGCAGCTTCCAAGCTGGGCAATCTGGCTCTTCCTCTGGGCGATCGTCGCCGTCAGTCATCTGACGCTGCTCCACCTGCCGTACTACTGGGACGAGGGCGGCTACTACGTCCCCGCCGCGCTGGACTTCTTCCACCGCTGGACGCTCATCCCCGAGTTCACCAACGCGCACCCGCCGCTGCCGAACGTCGTCCTCGGCCTGCTCTGGCACCTCACCGGCTATCACATCCTCGCAACCCGGCTCTGCGCCGCGGCCTTCGCCGCCGCCGGACTCACCGCCGTCTTTCGCATCGGCCAACGCCTCCTCAGTCCCTCTGCAGGAGTCGCCCTTACAGCCCTTGTCGCGGTCTACCCCATCTGGTTCGCGCAATCGACGCTCGCGCACGCCGACATCTTCGCCGCCGCGTTCACCCTCTGGGCTTTCGCCTTCTACTTCGAGACCATCGGGTGCCAGCCGCTCCCGAAGCTCCTCGCCATCGCCGCGCTTTTCTCGCTCGCCGCGCTCAGCAAGGAAACCGCGATCGTCGAACCCGCTGCCCTCGCCGCGCTGGAACTCTACCTGCTCGCCCGGACCAACCGCGGTTGCCCCCGCCGCTTCGGCGCCCTCAGTTTTCCGGTCATCCCTCTGCTCGGCTGGTACGCCTACCACCACCACAAGACAGGCTTCACCTTCGGCAACCCCGAATACCTGCGCTACAACGCCACCGCGAACTTCACTCTGCAGCACGTCTCCGAGGCGCTCCGCTACCGCTTCGTCCACCTGACCTGGCAGCGCAATCTGTGGATCCCGCTCGTCTTCGCCGTGGCAGCCTTCCTGCTCACGCGCGCCGTCGCCCCAAAGCGCACGCTCACCCAACCGATCTTCGTCACGATCGGCGTCCTGTACATCGCAAACTGGCTCGCATTCTCCATCCTTGGCGGAGCGCTGCTTACGCGCTACCTCCTGCCCGTCTATCCGCTTATCCTGCTGGTCTGCATCGACTGCTGGCGCCGCCGTACGGAATGGTGGCCCCTGCTGGCCGGGCTGGTCTTCGCAGCCTTTGCTTCTGCGCTTTGGATAAACCCTGCAGTATCATTCGCTCCCGAGGATAACCTCACGTATCGGGACATGATTCGCGTTCACGAAGATGCGGCACATTTCGTCGAGCAGCATTACCCCAACGCCACTGTGCTGACCGCCTGGCCGGTGGCCGCAGATCTCTTCCGCCCCGACCTCGGCTACGTTTCCCAACGCATCAAGGTGACCTCGGTCGAGAACTTCTCGCGGCCGGAGATCCAGAAGGCCGCACAACGTCCGGGCGATTTCGATACCGCCGTCGTCTTCACCACGCACTTCATGTCGCCCGCCCTGCAACGATATCTGGCAGAACATCCCGGCAGCTCTCGTGGACGTGAGTTCGACCAGGACCGCGACCTGACCCCACAGGAAATTGCTCGTATGCTGGGCGGCGAGATTGTGTGGCAGGAAGAGATGGACGGCGAGTGGGCCGTGGTTCTGCGCTTCGCGCGCCGCTACGACGCCTGA
- a CDS encoding GNAT family N-acetyltransferase, with amino-acid sequence MFALDEVCFTPEFRFSRSSMRRFAEARRARVVIAEAEGVLAGFVIVHLEKMGGTNVSYVVTLDVAPDWRRLGLAARLMHEAELASTGCAAMLLHVFTGNEDAIRFYERLGFERSHTEEAFYGEGLDAFVYRKRLDPAQAS; translated from the coding sequence ATGTTTGCTTTGGATGAGGTCTGCTTTACGCCGGAGTTCCGCTTTTCGCGGTCGTCGATGCGTCGTTTCGCCGAGGCCCGCCGTGCCCGGGTCGTGATCGCGGAGGCGGAAGGCGTCCTGGCTGGGTTCGTTATCGTGCATCTCGAAAAGATGGGCGGGACGAACGTCAGCTATGTCGTAACGCTCGATGTCGCGCCGGACTGGCGTCGGCTAGGGCTGGCAGCACGGCTCATGCACGAGGCGGAGCTCGCCTCGACAGGCTGCGCCGCGATGCTGCTCCATGTCTTCACGGGAAACGAGGACGCGATCCGGTTTTATGAGCGGCTTGGATTCGAGCGCTCCCATACGGAAGAGGCGTTTTACGGCGAGGGGCTCGATGCCTTCGTCTACCGCAAGCGGCTCGATCCGGCTCAGGCGTCGTAG
- a CDS encoding FadR/GntR family transcriptional regulator: MKTQRRYQEIAARISRYIAENGLQPGDRLPGEIDLAKVCGVSRPTIREAMVALEIAGELEIRSGSGAYVRKNVNPMSLVLDSGPGPFELLRARILIEGEIAADAALYASAADLERVELALREMRELVAGKINAQANDRAFHVAIGEAAKNSVLASIVDGLWAGMFSPMYHRLSQRARMEGYQAEALRDHEDIFAAIQARNPNDARKAMRRHLQNVEQHLAESDVPLSEELDAVDASV; the protein is encoded by the coding sequence GTGAAGACCCAGCGTAGATATCAGGAAATCGCCGCGCGCATTTCGCGCTATATCGCGGAAAACGGGCTTCAGCCGGGGGACCGACTGCCCGGCGAGATCGACTTGGCGAAGGTGTGTGGCGTGAGCCGGCCGACGATCCGCGAAGCGATGGTCGCGCTCGAAATTGCAGGCGAACTGGAGATTCGATCGGGGTCGGGAGCTTACGTTCGCAAGAACGTAAATCCGATGTCCCTGGTGCTGGACTCCGGCCCCGGGCCGTTTGAACTCCTGCGGGCGCGGATCCTGATCGAAGGAGAGATTGCCGCCGATGCGGCGCTGTACGCCTCTGCTGCGGATCTGGAGCGGGTCGAGTTGGCGCTGCGCGAGATGCGGGAGCTGGTGGCAGGCAAGATCAACGCACAAGCAAATGACCGTGCATTTCATGTCGCGATCGGGGAAGCCGCGAAGAACTCGGTGTTGGCGTCGATCGTCGACGGCCTATGGGCGGGGATGTTCTCGCCGATGTATCACCGGCTGAGTCAGAGGGCGCGTATGGAGGGCTACCAGGCGGAGGCCCTGCGCGACCACGAAGACATCTTTGCCGCGATCCAGGCACGCAATCCTAACGACGCACGCAAGGCGATGCGTCGGCATCTACAGAACGTCGAGCAGCACTTGGCGGAGAGCGATGTCCCGCTGTCCGAAGAGCTGGACGCAGTGGATGCTTCGGTTTAG
- a CDS encoding CAP domain-containing protein has protein sequence MSWASVCAAQGTVSERYLFAAVNAERIQRGLPELRWDDQLYRAAEMHARQMAEHRAISHQFTGESDLAARGQLVGAHFSTIAENVAMAPTAVRIHDAWMNSPHHRDNILDRTVDSVAIRVLARDGELYAVEDFDRSVAGLSLDEQEQQVGALVHHWAPGMLMADDATDARATCARESGYVGDRMPWFVMRFTSSNLTQLPEQLTSKLKTGKYKQAAIGACAARGNGAFTAFQVAVLLYP, from the coding sequence ATGAGCTGGGCGTCGGTCTGTGCGGCGCAGGGAACGGTCTCTGAGCGCTACCTCTTCGCCGCGGTGAACGCTGAGCGCATCCAGCGTGGGCTGCCCGAACTGCGGTGGGACGACCAGCTGTATCGCGCTGCCGAGATGCATGCGCGCCAGATGGCCGAGCATCGTGCGATCTCGCATCAATTTACCGGCGAGTCCGACCTGGCCGCTCGCGGGCAGCTTGTCGGAGCGCACTTTTCGACCATCGCCGAGAACGTCGCGATGGCACCGACCGCCGTCCGCATCCATGACGCCTGGATGAATTCGCCGCATCATCGCGACAACATCCTCGACCGCACGGTGGACTCGGTGGCGATCCGCGTGCTCGCGCGCGACGGCGAGCTGTACGCAGTGGAAGACTTCGACCGTTCCGTCGCGGGCTTGTCGCTGGACGAGCAGGAACAGCAGGTAGGCGCGCTTGTACATCACTGGGCGCCGGGGATGCTCATGGCGGATGACGCGACCGACGCGCGTGCGACCTGCGCCCGGGAGAGCGGCTACGTCGGCGACCGGATGCCGTGGTTCGTGATGCGCTTTACGTCCTCAAACCTCACGCAGCTGCCGGAGCAGCTCACCAGCAAGCTGAAGACCGGCAAGTATAAGCAGGCAGCAATCGGTGCGTGCGCAGCGAGGGGAAATGGCGCATTTACGGCGTTTCAAGTGGCCGTGCTCCTGTACCCTTAG
- a CDS encoding GDP-L-fucose synthase family protein, which yields MLEHKRIYIAGHQGLVGSALLRILASAGCRCLITRTHAELDLCDAEATRRFFATERPEIVLLAAARVGGIGAMLASPAEFYETNVAIQRSVLSAAEAVGIERLIFLASAAIYPRDAENPIAEAALGSGPLEPSVEPYALAKIAGIEECRRLGPRFLAVAPCNLYGEQDHFEPGRAQVLASLLRKAHEARLAGQGHIEVWGTGNARRELLFADDLAEACLHLLCLPEEEFAGLTPLVNVGAGHDHSIRELAIAACRAAGFAGELRFDASKPEGALRKLLDSSRLNATGWHPRTTLEDGLARTYRAMKTRLTA from the coding sequence TTGCTCGAACACAAACGCATCTACATTGCAGGACACCAGGGGCTGGTTGGCTCGGCGCTCCTGCGAATCCTTGCGTCTGCCGGCTGCCGATGTCTGATCACGCGGACTCATGCGGAGCTGGACCTCTGCGATGCCGAAGCTACGAGACGGTTCTTCGCGACTGAACGGCCTGAGATTGTTCTGCTGGCGGCGGCCAGGGTTGGCGGCATCGGAGCGATGCTGGCCTCGCCTGCAGAGTTCTACGAAACCAATGTGGCGATACAGCGTTCGGTCCTTTCTGCGGCTGAGGCCGTGGGCATTGAGCGGCTGATCTTTCTGGCGTCCGCGGCGATCTATCCGCGCGATGCGGAGAACCCCATCGCCGAGGCCGCGCTCGGTTCCGGACCTTTAGAGCCCTCCGTCGAGCCGTATGCGCTGGCGAAGATCGCCGGGATCGAAGAGTGTCGGCGGCTCGGACCGCGGTTCCTCGCCGTGGCGCCGTGCAATCTCTACGGCGAGCAGGACCACTTCGAGCCCGGCCGCGCGCAGGTGCTCGCCAGCCTGCTGCGCAAGGCGCATGAAGCCCGTCTCGCGGGGCAAGGGCACATCGAAGTTTGGGGAACAGGGAACGCGCGGCGCGAACTGCTCTTTGCCGATGATTTGGCGGAGGCCTGCCTGCATTTGCTCTGCCTGCCCGAGGAGGAGTTCGCGGGGCTGACGCCTCTGGTGAACGTCGGGGCGGGGCACGATCACTCGATTCGCGAGCTGGCTATCGCCGCTTGTCGCGCGGCAGGATTCGCGGGCGAACTGCGGTTCGATGCTTCCAAGCCTGAAGGCGCGTTGCGCAAGTTGCTGGACTCCAGCCGCCTCAATGCGACAGGCTGGCATCCGCGAACGACGTTGGAGGATGGATTGGCTCGAACCTATCGCGCCATGAAAACGCGTCTCACGGCGTGA